The DNA region TGCAgcacaaaaaattgaaataatttcactGTAAAACAAGAAATagcaaaatttttttaaactgCAGCACAAATCAAAAtgatttcaaatattttgttaaaaaaatgaacTAGTGACTTTTTCTGAGCAGATTTTCATGGATTAAAATTTAGTAGatccaaaataaattaaaacaaaataaaaaatagtactttttttttttaaaagaaggGACTCCAGAAGAGGCTGGGGGTGTCCCCGCCAGGCGCTCGCACCTCCACCCCCCTCCGGCTCAGCCGCAATCTCTCAAATTGGGGCGGGGCCATCCACTCCCAATTCGACGCCGCAGGTATAGTCTGAACCGACGACCACTTAGTCCTCGATCAACATAGATGGCATGGTCTGAGACGGGTGGCAACGTAGACTTGGGGGGTGGGTGGCATGTGGGGTGCACCCCCACCCCTTTCTCACATCCCAAtcccattttcctttttcttttttgttttatttaattttattcgaCTTTCACAAATTGCCTCATGtgcaaaattttctcaaaaacaGCCAACACATAtctttctgttccttttttaAGGGAATATGGGATGTATGCTGTGGgatgaaaaaatttctttttcgtaCTATATGGTgaaattgtttcaatttgtATTGCAGCGTGAAAAGATCTTGCTTTTTCATGATATAtggtaaaattatttcaatttgtgTTGCAGCGTGAAACAAATCATCAAAATGTGTTGTAAGGTGTAATTTTCTCAATTGAATAGTATTTACCAACAATGTACGCATTTCACGTAATTTTAGTAACCCATTATTGGAAACACAATTTTACCAGACTATATTCTTGTCGTTAGAGAAGCGAGCTTTGAAAAATTTGcacaaaacaaagaaaaaattgcTCGACTAAGttcaaggaaaaggaaaattcaattttgatCAAAATGACATAAATGATTTGTGCTTATTTATGGCATCTTGGATTTGAAAGTTTCCTTGCCATCTGTCTTTTTTCCACGTACAAAGATATAAGGAAGTTTCCACTACCACACCTTGATATATACTAATGACGTACACAATCCCATATTGGAGAGGCAATGTTAATTTGGATTGCGGGGTCTAGTGGGATGGGGCGAGGTGAGGTTTGAAATCCATTGTTTGGATTGTGGAGTTTTAAAAAGGGGAGGATTTGATCCCCACTTAAaccgtgtatatatatatatattgcttgaAAGGCAATTCATTGAAATATAGAGAAGGGAACATCATATAACGGGGCCAATTACATCTCCGTCTCCCTCCATAGGAGTCAAGAGGGGAGATCGGAGATGTTGGTTGGACCAACAAGATTACATTTGTTTGCCCATCTAGCAATATTGTGGGCCAAATAATTAGTGCTCTTGGAAATGTACGAAATAGACCATGAACCAAAGGAAACAAGATTGCTTAGTAGGTATTCCAATGAGTTTGCTAGTTGGGATTGGAGATCGATGGTTGTCGATTGGATGGCTTCAACCAAAATTTTAGCATCGCTTTGAAGATGAAAATGAGTGATTTCCATCTCTTTAGCTAGCTCCATGGCTTTGATGAGGACATCAAGTTCCTCGTGCTACGGCACATTAGTAGCAGATTCAAAAGACCAAACAGAGAACAATGAGCCAAAAACATCAGTGCAAACAATCCCTAGCCAAGCTTTCCCTTCGCAGAAAGAAACATCTGAGTTGAATGTGCAGGGATGACAATGTCTGGTACTTGTTTGATATAAAACCAACATATTTTTCCTCTTCCATGCCTCCTCATATATTGACAGTCTCCTAATTATTTCCTCGACAGCCCAAAGTGGATTCAGTCATTCCATCCTCTCCTTGTTTTTGTTTCGAGCCTGCCATAGATAGTCAAGAGTGATGATAGCTTGAAGTAAGAAGTGGCGTTGAACATCTCCTGAGATCTAGTATCTTTGGTCAATTCCAAGCAATAGACAAATCCACTTAGCAGTAGACAAATTTGGATGTGCAGAAAAGCTTACTGGCCATTTGAGATTTAGCTAGACAATGGTAGCAAATGAGCAATGAATGAATAAGTGATCTGGTGTTTCGTCTTCCTCAAAGCAAAGGAGGCAAGCTCTACTATCAATATGAAATCTGTGAGAAAGAGCATCCAAAGGAGGAAGAGTACCCCATAACAGTTTCCATAGGGTGAATTTTGGCTCGCCAAAGAATTTTCCAGTCCTTACAGGAATGGTTCTAGTTATCTGTTGTGCTTTCAGGAGACAAGTTTTAAGTTGACTTGGTTGTAAAAAAACCATTTGAATAAGGTTTCCAAGTTAACTTGTCAACATGGGGGAGATTGGACTTTGATAGAGAGAATCTCAGATATTGTCTCGGGTGCGAATATTTGGTGAAGAAGTTGAGTGTTCCAGAATCGATTTGGGAAGAGGAGTTGGTTAACACAAAAGATGTGGGGGAATTGCCCAAGGGATGAGACAATGGATGGTTGAGGAGTGAAGCATGGGCAATTGGCGACCCAAGGTTCTTTCCAAATGTCGATGTTGAGTTCACTCCCCACGTTGTAGATTGCACATTTTAGAAACAGAGCTCGGGTTTGACAGAGTGGTGCTTGATGTTCGAGGTGTGAATCAGTCGCACTTAGTTGTTTTTTTCTATAAGACAGTTTAGTGTATGTATTATCTGTTTTATATGTtgtatttgaatttgaaagtAACTAGCCGTAGGGGCAGATACCAAACATTTAGTATGTCTTCATTTGTATGTGTGTTGTATTAGACGGTGTGTGGATGCctttttttgatgaatgaaGAAAGTGTTCATcatctcttcctttttttctccttcttctgCATGTTGAATCTGAGTTACTGCAGAGTAGAATTCTTGTATGCACAAGAGACCATAGATTTCTATGTGCATTCAAGTGTTTAAGAAGCTTATACACGAGAGATTGGGAGTtaacagtggtatcagagcgtcAAAAAAGTATCTTAAGGGTTGTGATGATGGATGCAACAATGTCAATGCCAAGTTTCTCGAGCATTACTCCACCAGTCTTCGATGGAGAGAATCACCAGACATGGGAAGTGAAGATGAAGGCTTTCATGAAGGGTGTAGACATCTGAGATGTAGTGCTTGAAGAATATCACCAGACATGGGAAGTGAAGATGAAGGCTTTCATGAAGGGTGTAGACATCTAAGATGTAGTGCTTGAAGAATACGAAATTGATCCCTTGCCTGCAAATCCAACTCTCAACCAGATCAAAATCCACAAGGAAAGAGTTACCAGAAAGGCCAAAACTAAGTCATGTCTTTATTCTGCGGTTTCTCCCACTATTTTTACACGGATTATGAGGCTTGAATCTACAAAAGCCATATGAGATTATTTAAAAGAGAAATATGAAGGAGACGAGAGGATAAGGGGCATGAAACCATTGAATTTGTTGAGGGAGTTGGAGTAGCAACAGATGCAGGAAGGACATGATGTGAAGGATTATGTACAAAAACTGGTGCAGATTGCAAACAAGTAAGAATTTCGGGATTCAACATAAGTGATGAAAGGTTGGTCCAGAAGATCTTAGTGTCAGTACTTGAGAAGTTTGAGGCAACAACCGCCTCCCTTGAAAACACTCGGGAACCCTCAGACCTCAATTCTCCGTAACGGCCATATTCATACTGTGaagactctctctctctgtctctgttcAAATTCTTCTGTTTCCGGCATTAATTGAGATCTCGAAGAAGTACGCAGACAGAGTGCCCGGTTGCAGAAAATGAGAGGGGGCCTAGTTGGGGAAGATGTGTTCGTCTGCACGGAGGAGACCCATCTGACCGTCCTCAAGACATCCCTCTTCTTCGCCGGCGACGGCTTCACCGCCTATGACTGCAAGGGCCAGTTCGTCTTCCGGGTCGACTCCTACAGCCCCGATGCCCACGACGAAGGCGAGCTCGTCCTCATGGACGCCCACGGCCGCTGCCTCCTCACCGTCCGCCGCAAGGTACTAAACGAAACGCTACCTCCTCAAGCTGAGTCGGCTCAGTCGCTCGATGGTCATTTTTCATAGAGACCGATTGGGCTAGCCACAGTCAGTCACCCTCACCTATTCACTCAACGCCCCTTATATCAGATGATTTCGATTCAGTTCATTCTAATTCGGAaatcttgcattttttttttcaatgaattCTTGTATCGTTTAGATTCCAAACGACATAATTCAATTGACTCGAATTCTTGTGAAATCAAACTTAATCCTCGCATTTTAGAGGATACCGAACGGACTGTTACCGAGTCAAATTCCTCGTAACCGCTTCAAAAACTGCATACCACATCGGTTTCCTTTAATGGGTATCCGTCGGTTTGATTGCAATTTCATGAAATCAATTTCTTTACCTAATttaaccccaaaaaaaagaaaataaaattcagtttctttttttgggtgaattattcaaattcagttcaattcataattatttatgttttgTCGGGGCTTCCGCAGAGACCGAGCTTGCATCAGCGATGGGAGGGGTTCAAAGGGGAGAGGGCGGACGGCCAGAAGCCCATCTTCAGCGTCCGGCGATCGTCGATCATCGGCCGGTCGGATGTCACGGTGGAGGTTTACGGCAGCCCCGGGGAGGAGTACCTCGTGGAGGGCTCCTTCGTCCAGCGTTGCTGCACCGTCTTTAACGCCAACAGGGAGTCGGTGGCTGAGATCCGACGTAAGGTGGACGCATCCACCCAAGTGACCCTTGGCAAGGACGTCTTCT from Punica granatum isolate Tunisia-2019 chromosome 3, ASM765513v2, whole genome shotgun sequence includes:
- the LOC116198824 gene encoding protein LURP-one-related 5-like — protein: MRGGLVGEDVFVCTEETHLTVLKTSLFFAGDGFTAYDCKGQFVFRVDSYSPDAHDEGELVLMDAHGRCLLTVRRKRPSLHQRWEGFKGERADGQKPIFSVRRSSIIGRSDVTVEVYGSPGEEYLVEGSFVQRCCTVFNANRESVAEIRRKVDASTQVTLGKDVFSLCLKPGSDSAFAMGLVLVLDQITSDEDVKDAVQDGAEVHPAPDDQLP